One genomic window of Piliocolobus tephrosceles isolate RC106 chromosome 19, ASM277652v3, whole genome shotgun sequence includes the following:
- the COL6A2 gene encoding collagen alpha-2(VI) chain isoform X1, with protein sequence MLQGPCSVLLLWGILGATQAQQQEVISPDTTERNNNCPEKTDCPIHVYFVLDTSESVTMQSPTDILLFHMKQFVPQFISQLQNEFYQDQVALSWRYGGLHFSDQVEVFSPPGSDRASFIKSLQGISSFRRGTFTDCALANMTEQIRQHGTKGTVHFAVVITDGHVTGSPCGGIKLQAERAREEGIRLFAVAPNRNLKEQGLRDIASTPHELYRNDYATMLPDSTEIAQACLFQDIKVMKHEAYGECYRVSCLEIPGPPGPKGYRGQKGAKGNMGEPGEPGQKGRQGDPGIEGPIGFPGPKGVPGFKGEKGEFGADGRKGAPGLAGKNGTDGQKGKLGRIGPPGCKGDPGNRGPDGYPGEAGSPGERGDQGGKGDPGRPGRRGPPGDIGAKGSKGYQGNNGAPGSPGVKGAKGGPGPRGPKGEPGRRGDPGTKGSPGSNGPKGEKGDPGPEGPRGLAGEVGNKGAKGDRGLPGPRGPQGALGEPGNQGSRGDPGDAGPRGDSGQPGPKGDPGRPGFSYPGPRGAPGEKGEPGPRGPEGGRGDFGLKGEPGRKGEKGEPADPGPPGEPGPRGPRGVPGPEGEPGPPGDPGLTECDVMTYVRETCGCCDCEKRCGALDVVFVIDSSESIGYTNFTLEKNFVINVVNRLGAIAKDPKSETGTRVGVVQYSHEGTFEAIQLDDERIDSLSSFKEAVKNLEWIAGGTWTPSALKFAYDRLIKESRRQKTRVFAVVITDGRHDPRDDDLNLRALCDRDVTVTAIGIGDMFHEKHESENLYSIACDKPQQVRNMTLFSDLVAEKFIDDMEDVLCPDPQIVCPDLPCQTELSVAQCTQRPVDIVFLLDGSERLGEQNFHKARRFVEQVARRLTLARRDDDPLNARVALLQFGGPGEQQVAFPLSHNLTAIHEALEAAQYLNSFSHVGAGVVHAINAIVRNARGGARRNAELSFVFLTDGVTGNDSLHESAHSMRKQNVVPTVVAVGSDVDMDVLTTLSLGDRAAVFREKDYDSLAQPGFFDRFIRWIC encoded by the exons ATGCTGCAGGGCCCCTGCTCCGTGCTCCTGCTCTGGGGAATCCTGGGGGCCACCCAGGCCCAGCAGCAGGAGGTCATCTCGCCAGATACTACGGAGAGAAACAACAACTGCCCAG AGAAGACGGACTGCCCCATCCATGTGTACTTCGTGCTGGACACCTCGGAGAGCGTCACCATGCAGTCCCCCACGGACATCCTGCTTTTCCACATGAAGCAGTTCGTGCCGCAATTCATCAGCCAGCTGCAGAACGAGTTCTACCAGGACCAGGTGGCGCTGAGCTGGCGCTACGGCGGCCTGCACTTCTCCGACCAGGTGGAGGTGTTCAGCCCACCGGGCAGCGACCGGGCCTCCTTCATCAAGAGCCTGCAGGGCATCAGCTCCTTCCGCCGCGGCACCTTCACCGACTGCGCGCTGGCCAACATGACGGAGCAGATCCGGCAGCACGGCACCAAGGGCACTGTCCACTTCGCCGTGGTCATCACCGACGGCCACGTCACCGGCAGCCCCTGCGGGGGCATCAAGCTGCAGGCCGAGCGGGCCCGCGAGGAGGGCATCCGGCTCTTCGCCGTGGCCCCCAACCGGAACCTGAAGGAGCAGGGCCTGCGGGACATCGCCAGCACGCCGCACGAGCTCTACCGCAACGACTATGCCACCATGCTGCCCGACTCCACCGAGATCGCCCAGGCCTGCTTATTCCAGGACATCAAGGTCATG AAACACGAAGCCTACGGAGAG TGCTACAGGGTGAGCTGCCTGGAAATCCCTGGGCCCCCTGGCCCCAAGGGCTACCGTGGACAGAAG GGTGCCAAGGGCAACATGGGTGAGCCGGGAGAGCCTGGCCAGAAGGGAAGACAG GGAGACCCAGGCATCGAAGGCCCCATTGGATTCCCAGGACCCAAG gGCGTTCCTGGCTTCAAAGGAGAGAAG GGTGAATTTGGAGCCGACGGTCGCAAG gGGGCCCCTGGCCTGGCTGGCAAGAACGGGACCGATGGACAGAAG GGCAAGCTGGGGCGCATCGGACCTCCTGGTTGCAAGGGAGACCCCGGAAACCGG GGCCCCGATGGTTACCCAGGGGAAGCAGGGAGTCCGGGGGAGCGAGGAGACCAAGGCGGCAAG GGGGACCCTGGCCGCCCAGGACGCAGAGGGCCCCCGGGAGACATCGGGGCGAAGGGAAGCAAG GGGTACCAAGGCAACAACGGAGCCCCGGGAAGTCCTGGTGTGAAAGGAGCCAAGGGTGGGCCCGGGCCCCGCGGACCCAAAGGCGAGCCG GGGCGCAGGGGAGACCCCGGCACCAAGGGCAGCCCGGGCAGCAACGGCCCCAAGGGGGAGAAG GGGGACCCTGGCCCTGAGGGGCCCCGCGGCCTGGCTGGAGAGGTTGGCAACAAAGGAGCCAAG GGAGACCGAGGCTTGCCTGGACCCAGAGGCCCCCAGGGGGCTCTTGGGGAGCCGGGAAACCAG ggatctCGGGGAGACCCCGGTGATGCAGGACCCCGTGGAGACTCAGGACAGCCAGGCCCCAAG GGAGACCCCGGCAGGCCTGGATTCAGCTATCCAGGACCCCGAGGAGCACCT GGAGAAAAAGGCGAGCCCGGCCCACGCGGCCCCGAG ggaggccgaggcgactTCGGCTTGAAAGGAGAAcctgggaggaaaggagagaaaggagagccT GCAGATCCTGGTCCCCCTGGTGAGCCAGGCCCTCGGGGGCCAAGAGGAGTCCCAGGACCCGAG GGTGAGCCTGGACCCCCTGGAGACCCCGGCCTGACG GAGTGTGACGTCATGACGTACGTGAGGGAGACCTGCGGGTGCTGCG ACTGCGAGAAGCGCTGTGGCGCCCTGGACGTGGTCTTCGTCATCGACAGCTCCGAGAGCATTGGGTACACCAACTTCACGCTGGAGAAGAATTTCGTCATCAACGTGGTCAACAGGCTGGGCGCCATCGCTAAGGACCCCAAGTCCGAGACAG GGACGCGCGTGGGCGTGGTGCAGTACAGTCACGAGGGTACCTTCGAGGCCATCCAGCTGGACGACGAACGCATCGACTCGCTGTCGAGCTTCAAGGAAGCGGTGAAGAACCTCGAGTGGATCGCGGGCGGCACCTGGACACCCTCGGCCCTCAAGTTTGCCTACGACCGCCTCATCAAGGAGAGCCGGCGCCAGAAGACACGCGTGTTTGCGGTGGTCATCACGGACGGGCGCCACGACCCTCGGGATGATGACCTCAACCTGCGTGCGCTGTGTGACCGCGACGTCACGGTGACGGCCATCGGCATTGGGGACATGTTCCACGAGAAGCACGAGAGCGAGAACCTGTACTCCATCGCCTGCGACAAGCCACAGCAGGTGCGCAACATGACGCTGTTCTCCGACCTGGTGGCTGAGAAGTTCATTGACGACATGGAGGACGTCCTCTGCCCGG ACCCTCAGATCGTGTGCCCAGACCTTCCCTGCCAAACAG AGCTGTCCGTGGCACAGTGCACGCAGCGGCCCGTGGACATCGTATTCCTGCTGGACGGCTCCGAGCGGCTGGGTGAGCAGAACTTCCACAAGGCCCGGCGCTTCGTGGAGCAGGTGGCACGGCGGCTGACGCTGGCCCGGCGGGACGACGACCCCCTCAATGCGCGCGTGGCACTGCTGCAGTTTGGCGGCCCTGGCGAGCAGCAGGTGGCCTTCCCACTGAGCCATAACCTCACAGCCATCCACGAGGCGCTGGAGGCCGCGCAATACCTGAACTCCTTCTCGCACGTGGGCGCAGGCGTGGTGCACGCCATCAACGCCATCGTGCGCAATGCGCGTGGCGGGGCCCGGAGGAACGCAGAGCTGTCCTTCGTGTTCCTCACCGACGGCGTCACAGGCAACGACAGCCTGCACGAGTCCGCGCACTCCATGCGCAAGCAAAACGTGGTGCCCACCGTGGTGGCCGTGGGCAGCGACGTGGACATGGATGTGCTCACCACGCTCAGCCTGGGCGACCGCGCCGCCGTGTTTCGCGAGAAGGACTACGACAGCCTGGCGCAACCGGGCTTCTTCGACCGCTTCATCCGCTGGATCTGCTAG
- the COL6A2 gene encoding collagen alpha-2(VI) chain isoform X2, producing MLQGPCSVLLLWGILGATQAQQQEVISPDTTERNNNCPEKTDCPIHVYFVLDTSESVTMQSPTDILLFHMKQFVPQFISQLQNEFYQDQVALSWRYGGLHFSDQVEVFSPPGSDRASFIKSLQGISSFRRGTFTDCALANMTEQIRQHGTKGTVHFAVVITDGHVTGSPCGGIKLQAERAREEGIRLFAVAPNRNLKEQGLRDIASTPHELYRNDYATMLPDSTEIAQACLFQDIKVMKHEAYGECYRVSCLEIPGPPGPKGYRGQKGAKGNMGEPGEPGQKGRQGDPGIEGPIGFPGPKGVPGFKGEKGEFGADGRKGAPGLAGKNGTDGQKGKLGRIGPPGCKGDPGNRGPDGYPGEAGSPGERGDQGGKGDPGRPGRRGPPGDIGAKGSKGYQGNNGAPGSPGVKGAKGGPGPRGPKGEPGRRGDPGTKGSPGSNGPKGEKGDPGPEGPRGLAGEVGNKGAKGDRGLPGPRGPQGALGEPGNQGSRGDPGDAGPRGDSGQPGPKGDPGRPGFSYPGPRGAPGEKGEPGPRGPEGGRGDFGLKGEPGRKGEKGEPADPGPPGEPGPRGPRGVPGPEGEPGPPGDPGLTECDVMTYVRETCGCCDCEKRCGALDVVFVIDSSESIGYTNFTLEKNFVINVVNRLGAIAKDPKSETGTRVGVVQYSHEGTFEAIQLDDERIDSLSSFKEAVKNLEWIAGGTWTPSALKFAYDRLIKESRRQKTRVFAVVITDGRHDPRDDDLNLRALCDRDVTVTAIGIGDMFHEKHESENLYSIACDKPQQVRNMTLFSDLVAEKFIDDMEDVLCPDPQIVCPDLPCQTGLDGAVLCCKVFSGSVASPKGAAVWVSSLSSLPAPRPHASCQGQPTYHSTCISTDLPAQVPLFTLASLSGLPRRSFRPTPATGLKVFSGRSLADAPWPGGESPVTFLRTEEGPDATFPRTIPLIQQLLNATELTQDPAAYSQLVAVLVYTAERAKFATGVERQDWMELFIDTFKLVHRDIVGDPETALALC from the exons ATGCTGCAGGGCCCCTGCTCCGTGCTCCTGCTCTGGGGAATCCTGGGGGCCACCCAGGCCCAGCAGCAGGAGGTCATCTCGCCAGATACTACGGAGAGAAACAACAACTGCCCAG AGAAGACGGACTGCCCCATCCATGTGTACTTCGTGCTGGACACCTCGGAGAGCGTCACCATGCAGTCCCCCACGGACATCCTGCTTTTCCACATGAAGCAGTTCGTGCCGCAATTCATCAGCCAGCTGCAGAACGAGTTCTACCAGGACCAGGTGGCGCTGAGCTGGCGCTACGGCGGCCTGCACTTCTCCGACCAGGTGGAGGTGTTCAGCCCACCGGGCAGCGACCGGGCCTCCTTCATCAAGAGCCTGCAGGGCATCAGCTCCTTCCGCCGCGGCACCTTCACCGACTGCGCGCTGGCCAACATGACGGAGCAGATCCGGCAGCACGGCACCAAGGGCACTGTCCACTTCGCCGTGGTCATCACCGACGGCCACGTCACCGGCAGCCCCTGCGGGGGCATCAAGCTGCAGGCCGAGCGGGCCCGCGAGGAGGGCATCCGGCTCTTCGCCGTGGCCCCCAACCGGAACCTGAAGGAGCAGGGCCTGCGGGACATCGCCAGCACGCCGCACGAGCTCTACCGCAACGACTATGCCACCATGCTGCCCGACTCCACCGAGATCGCCCAGGCCTGCTTATTCCAGGACATCAAGGTCATG AAACACGAAGCCTACGGAGAG TGCTACAGGGTGAGCTGCCTGGAAATCCCTGGGCCCCCTGGCCCCAAGGGCTACCGTGGACAGAAG GGTGCCAAGGGCAACATGGGTGAGCCGGGAGAGCCTGGCCAGAAGGGAAGACAG GGAGACCCAGGCATCGAAGGCCCCATTGGATTCCCAGGACCCAAG gGCGTTCCTGGCTTCAAAGGAGAGAAG GGTGAATTTGGAGCCGACGGTCGCAAG gGGGCCCCTGGCCTGGCTGGCAAGAACGGGACCGATGGACAGAAG GGCAAGCTGGGGCGCATCGGACCTCCTGGTTGCAAGGGAGACCCCGGAAACCGG GGCCCCGATGGTTACCCAGGGGAAGCAGGGAGTCCGGGGGAGCGAGGAGACCAAGGCGGCAAG GGGGACCCTGGCCGCCCAGGACGCAGAGGGCCCCCGGGAGACATCGGGGCGAAGGGAAGCAAG GGGTACCAAGGCAACAACGGAGCCCCGGGAAGTCCTGGTGTGAAAGGAGCCAAGGGTGGGCCCGGGCCCCGCGGACCCAAAGGCGAGCCG GGGCGCAGGGGAGACCCCGGCACCAAGGGCAGCCCGGGCAGCAACGGCCCCAAGGGGGAGAAG GGGGACCCTGGCCCTGAGGGGCCCCGCGGCCTGGCTGGAGAGGTTGGCAACAAAGGAGCCAAG GGAGACCGAGGCTTGCCTGGACCCAGAGGCCCCCAGGGGGCTCTTGGGGAGCCGGGAAACCAG ggatctCGGGGAGACCCCGGTGATGCAGGACCCCGTGGAGACTCAGGACAGCCAGGCCCCAAG GGAGACCCCGGCAGGCCTGGATTCAGCTATCCAGGACCCCGAGGAGCACCT GGAGAAAAAGGCGAGCCCGGCCCACGCGGCCCCGAG ggaggccgaggcgactTCGGCTTGAAAGGAGAAcctgggaggaaaggagagaaaggagagccT GCAGATCCTGGTCCCCCTGGTGAGCCAGGCCCTCGGGGGCCAAGAGGAGTCCCAGGACCCGAG GGTGAGCCTGGACCCCCTGGAGACCCCGGCCTGACG GAGTGTGACGTCATGACGTACGTGAGGGAGACCTGCGGGTGCTGCG ACTGCGAGAAGCGCTGTGGCGCCCTGGACGTGGTCTTCGTCATCGACAGCTCCGAGAGCATTGGGTACACCAACTTCACGCTGGAGAAGAATTTCGTCATCAACGTGGTCAACAGGCTGGGCGCCATCGCTAAGGACCCCAAGTCCGAGACAG GGACGCGCGTGGGCGTGGTGCAGTACAGTCACGAGGGTACCTTCGAGGCCATCCAGCTGGACGACGAACGCATCGACTCGCTGTCGAGCTTCAAGGAAGCGGTGAAGAACCTCGAGTGGATCGCGGGCGGCACCTGGACACCCTCGGCCCTCAAGTTTGCCTACGACCGCCTCATCAAGGAGAGCCGGCGCCAGAAGACACGCGTGTTTGCGGTGGTCATCACGGACGGGCGCCACGACCCTCGGGATGATGACCTCAACCTGCGTGCGCTGTGTGACCGCGACGTCACGGTGACGGCCATCGGCATTGGGGACATGTTCCACGAGAAGCACGAGAGCGAGAACCTGTACTCCATCGCCTGCGACAAGCCACAGCAGGTGCGCAACATGACGCTGTTCTCCGACCTGGTGGCTGAGAAGTTCATTGACGACATGGAGGACGTCCTCTGCCCGG ACCCTCAGATCGTGTGCCCAGACCTTCCCTGCCAAACAG GTTTGGACGGAGCTGTTTTGTGCTGCAAGGTTTTCTCGGGGTCTGTGGCGTCCCCCAAAGGTGCCGCCGTGTGGGTCTCCTCTCTTAGCTCCCTGCCAGCTCCCCGTCCCCATGCCTCCTGCCAAGGCCAACCCACATACCACTCCACTTGCATCTCCACCGACTTGCCGGCCCAAGTGCCGCTCTTCACTCTGGCCTCGCTGAGCGGCCTCCCGAGGAGGAGCTTTAGGCCCACACCCGCCACAGGCCTTAAAGTCTTCTCTGGACGCTCCCTTGCAGATGCACCGTGGCCTGGCGGCGAGTCCCCGGTCACCTTCCTCCGCACGGAAGAGGGGCCGGACGCCACCTTCCCCAGGACCATCCCCCTGATCCAACAGTTGCTAAACGCCACGGAGCTCACGCAGGACCCGGCCGCCTACTCCCAGCTGGTGGCCGTGCTGGTCTACACCGCCGAGCGGGCCAAGTTCGCCACCGGGGTAGAGCGGCAGGACTGGATGGAGCTGTTCATTGACACCTTTAAGCTGGTTCACAGGGACATCGTGGGCGACCCCGAGACCGCGTTGGCCCTCTGCTGA
- the COL6A2 gene encoding collagen alpha-2(VI) chain isoform X3, protein MLQGPCSVLLLWGILGATQAQQQEVISPDTTERNNNCPEKTDCPIHVYFVLDTSESVTMQSPTDILLFHMKQFVPQFISQLQNEFYQDQVALSWRYGGLHFSDQVEVFSPPGSDRASFIKSLQGISSFRRGTFTDCALANMTEQIRQHGTKGTVHFAVVITDGHVTGSPCGGIKLQAERAREEGIRLFAVAPNRNLKEQGLRDIASTPHELYRNDYATMLPDSTEIAQACLFQDIKVMKHEAYGECYRVSCLEIPGPPGPKGYRGQKGAKGNMGEPGEPGQKGRQGDPGIEGPIGFPGPKGVPGFKGEKGEFGADGRKGAPGLAGKNGTDGQKGKLGRIGPPGCKGDPGNRGPDGYPGEAGSPGERGDQGGKGDPGRPGRRGPPGDIGAKGSKGYQGNNGAPGSPGVKGAKGGPGPRGPKGEPGRRGDPGTKGSPGSNGPKGEKGDPGPEGPRGLAGEVGNKGAKGDRGLPGPRGPQGALGEPGNQGSRGDPGDAGPRGDSGQPGPKGDPGRPGFSYPGPRGAPGEKGEPGPRGPEGGRGDFGLKGEPGRKGEKGEPADPGPPGEPGPRGPRGVPGPEGEPGPPGDPGLTECDVMTYVRETCGCCDCEKRCGALDVVFVIDSSESIGYTNFTLEKNFVINVVNRLGAIAKDPKSETGTRVGVVQYSHEGTFEAIQLDDERIDSLSSFKEAVKNLEWIAGGTWTPSALKFAYDRLIKESRRQKTRVFAVVITDGRHDPRDDDLNLRALCDRDVTVTAIGIGDMFHEKHESENLYSIACDKPQQVRNMTLFSDLVAEKFIDDMEDVLCPDPQIVCPDLPCQTDAPWPGGESPVTFLRTEEGPDATFPRTIPLIQQLLNATELTQDPAAYSQLVAVLVYTAERAKFATGVERQDWMELFIDTFKLVHRDIVGDPETALALC, encoded by the exons ATGCTGCAGGGCCCCTGCTCCGTGCTCCTGCTCTGGGGAATCCTGGGGGCCACCCAGGCCCAGCAGCAGGAGGTCATCTCGCCAGATACTACGGAGAGAAACAACAACTGCCCAG AGAAGACGGACTGCCCCATCCATGTGTACTTCGTGCTGGACACCTCGGAGAGCGTCACCATGCAGTCCCCCACGGACATCCTGCTTTTCCACATGAAGCAGTTCGTGCCGCAATTCATCAGCCAGCTGCAGAACGAGTTCTACCAGGACCAGGTGGCGCTGAGCTGGCGCTACGGCGGCCTGCACTTCTCCGACCAGGTGGAGGTGTTCAGCCCACCGGGCAGCGACCGGGCCTCCTTCATCAAGAGCCTGCAGGGCATCAGCTCCTTCCGCCGCGGCACCTTCACCGACTGCGCGCTGGCCAACATGACGGAGCAGATCCGGCAGCACGGCACCAAGGGCACTGTCCACTTCGCCGTGGTCATCACCGACGGCCACGTCACCGGCAGCCCCTGCGGGGGCATCAAGCTGCAGGCCGAGCGGGCCCGCGAGGAGGGCATCCGGCTCTTCGCCGTGGCCCCCAACCGGAACCTGAAGGAGCAGGGCCTGCGGGACATCGCCAGCACGCCGCACGAGCTCTACCGCAACGACTATGCCACCATGCTGCCCGACTCCACCGAGATCGCCCAGGCCTGCTTATTCCAGGACATCAAGGTCATG AAACACGAAGCCTACGGAGAG TGCTACAGGGTGAGCTGCCTGGAAATCCCTGGGCCCCCTGGCCCCAAGGGCTACCGTGGACAGAAG GGTGCCAAGGGCAACATGGGTGAGCCGGGAGAGCCTGGCCAGAAGGGAAGACAG GGAGACCCAGGCATCGAAGGCCCCATTGGATTCCCAGGACCCAAG gGCGTTCCTGGCTTCAAAGGAGAGAAG GGTGAATTTGGAGCCGACGGTCGCAAG gGGGCCCCTGGCCTGGCTGGCAAGAACGGGACCGATGGACAGAAG GGCAAGCTGGGGCGCATCGGACCTCCTGGTTGCAAGGGAGACCCCGGAAACCGG GGCCCCGATGGTTACCCAGGGGAAGCAGGGAGTCCGGGGGAGCGAGGAGACCAAGGCGGCAAG GGGGACCCTGGCCGCCCAGGACGCAGAGGGCCCCCGGGAGACATCGGGGCGAAGGGAAGCAAG GGGTACCAAGGCAACAACGGAGCCCCGGGAAGTCCTGGTGTGAAAGGAGCCAAGGGTGGGCCCGGGCCCCGCGGACCCAAAGGCGAGCCG GGGCGCAGGGGAGACCCCGGCACCAAGGGCAGCCCGGGCAGCAACGGCCCCAAGGGGGAGAAG GGGGACCCTGGCCCTGAGGGGCCCCGCGGCCTGGCTGGAGAGGTTGGCAACAAAGGAGCCAAG GGAGACCGAGGCTTGCCTGGACCCAGAGGCCCCCAGGGGGCTCTTGGGGAGCCGGGAAACCAG ggatctCGGGGAGACCCCGGTGATGCAGGACCCCGTGGAGACTCAGGACAGCCAGGCCCCAAG GGAGACCCCGGCAGGCCTGGATTCAGCTATCCAGGACCCCGAGGAGCACCT GGAGAAAAAGGCGAGCCCGGCCCACGCGGCCCCGAG ggaggccgaggcgactTCGGCTTGAAAGGAGAAcctgggaggaaaggagagaaaggagagccT GCAGATCCTGGTCCCCCTGGTGAGCCAGGCCCTCGGGGGCCAAGAGGAGTCCCAGGACCCGAG GGTGAGCCTGGACCCCCTGGAGACCCCGGCCTGACG GAGTGTGACGTCATGACGTACGTGAGGGAGACCTGCGGGTGCTGCG ACTGCGAGAAGCGCTGTGGCGCCCTGGACGTGGTCTTCGTCATCGACAGCTCCGAGAGCATTGGGTACACCAACTTCACGCTGGAGAAGAATTTCGTCATCAACGTGGTCAACAGGCTGGGCGCCATCGCTAAGGACCCCAAGTCCGAGACAG GGACGCGCGTGGGCGTGGTGCAGTACAGTCACGAGGGTACCTTCGAGGCCATCCAGCTGGACGACGAACGCATCGACTCGCTGTCGAGCTTCAAGGAAGCGGTGAAGAACCTCGAGTGGATCGCGGGCGGCACCTGGACACCCTCGGCCCTCAAGTTTGCCTACGACCGCCTCATCAAGGAGAGCCGGCGCCAGAAGACACGCGTGTTTGCGGTGGTCATCACGGACGGGCGCCACGACCCTCGGGATGATGACCTCAACCTGCGTGCGCTGTGTGACCGCGACGTCACGGTGACGGCCATCGGCATTGGGGACATGTTCCACGAGAAGCACGAGAGCGAGAACCTGTACTCCATCGCCTGCGACAAGCCACAGCAGGTGCGCAACATGACGCTGTTCTCCGACCTGGTGGCTGAGAAGTTCATTGACGACATGGAGGACGTCCTCTGCCCGG ACCCTCAGATCGTGTGCCCAGACCTTCCCTGCCAAACAG ATGCACCGTGGCCTGGCGGCGAGTCCCCGGTCACCTTCCTCCGCACGGAAGAGGGGCCGGACGCCACCTTCCCCAGGACCATCCCCCTGATCCAACAGTTGCTAAACGCCACGGAGCTCACGCAGGACCCGGCCGCCTACTCCCAGCTGGTGGCCGTGCTGGTCTACACCGCCGAGCGGGCCAAGTTCGCCACCGGGGTAGAGCGGCAGGACTGGATGGAGCTGTTCATTGACACCTTTAAGCTGGTTCACAGGGACATCGTGGGCGACCCCGAGACCGCGTTGGCCCTCTGCTGA